From Amycolatopsis sp. YIM 10, the proteins below share one genomic window:
- a CDS encoding FAD-binding oxidoreductase, translating into MSQSERHGVSRRVLFAGAGAVAGAGLVGRAAADPAPEPAGFGAVRIRPGDPRYESLLRGNNFRFAGRPDEIRVAGSAEQVARAVSDAVRTGRRVAPRSGGHCFENFTADPAVKLLLDLSPMDEVAYDPAMRAFSVQPGATLGQVYRTLFKGWGVTVPGGSCPAVGAGGHFAGGGYGALSRRYGSVVDHLHAVEVVVAEPDGARVVVATREPDDPNHDLWWAHTGGGGGNFGVVTRYWLRTPGATGDPSRLLPASPGEMLECVLAWSWADMTEQAFTTLLRNFGTWHEHNSEPGARANGIYAILLLTHRSSGYFSLAVQIDAGLPGADVLVTEFVAALTAGTGVTPVADLRRRFSWLHKLTWPGTGESGDAETRRYKNKAAYLRRTPTDRQLAAIHRHLTDPAGRPESGMLLIGYGGQVRAVAPGDTAIAQRDVVMKAVYFTAWADEADDAANLTWVREFYRDVYADTGGVPVPGEVDDGSYINYPDVDLVDPAWNTSGVPGRTLYYKDNYPRLRRIKARWDPRGVFGHALGVEPPG; encoded by the coding sequence ATGAGCCAATCGGAACGGCACGGGGTGAGCAGGCGGGTGCTGTTCGCCGGAGCGGGGGCGGTGGCCGGAGCGGGCCTGGTCGGCCGGGCGGCCGCCGACCCGGCCCCGGAACCGGCGGGATTCGGGGCGGTGCGGATCCGGCCCGGTGATCCGCGGTACGAAAGCCTGTTGCGGGGCAACAACTTCCGCTTCGCCGGTCGCCCGGACGAGATCCGCGTGGCCGGTTCGGCCGAGCAGGTGGCGCGTGCGGTGAGCGACGCCGTGCGGACCGGGCGGCGGGTCGCGCCACGCAGCGGTGGCCACTGCTTCGAGAACTTCACCGCCGACCCGGCGGTGAAACTGCTGCTCGACCTCTCACCGATGGACGAGGTCGCCTACGACCCGGCCATGCGCGCGTTCTCCGTGCAGCCGGGCGCCACCCTCGGCCAGGTGTACCGGACCCTGTTCAAGGGCTGGGGCGTGACGGTCCCCGGCGGCAGCTGTCCCGCGGTGGGCGCCGGCGGGCACTTCGCCGGCGGCGGGTACGGGGCCCTGTCGCGCCGCTACGGCTCGGTGGTCGACCACCTGCACGCCGTGGAGGTGGTGGTGGCCGAGCCCGACGGTGCCCGCGTGGTGGTGGCCACCCGTGAACCGGACGATCCGAACCACGACCTGTGGTGGGCGCACACCGGGGGCGGTGGCGGCAACTTCGGCGTGGTCACCCGGTACTGGCTGCGCACGCCCGGCGCCACCGGTGACCCGTCCCGCCTCCTGCCCGCGTCGCCGGGCGAGATGCTCGAATGCGTGCTCGCCTGGTCGTGGGCCGATATGACCGAGCAGGCGTTCACCACGCTGCTGCGCAACTTCGGCACCTGGCACGAGCACAACAGCGAACCGGGCGCGCGGGCCAACGGCATCTACGCGATCCTGCTGCTGACGCACCGCAGCAGCGGGTACTTCTCGCTGGCCGTGCAGATCGACGCCGGTCTTCCCGGCGCGGACGTGCTGGTGACCGAGTTCGTGGCCGCGCTGACCGCGGGCACCGGTGTCACCCCGGTCGCCGACCTCCGCCGCCGGTTCTCCTGGCTGCACAAGCTGACCTGGCCGGGCACCGGGGAATCCGGGGACGCGGAAACGCGGCGGTACAAGAACAAGGCCGCCTACCTGCGCCGGACGCCGACCGACCGGCAACTCGCCGCCATCCACCGCCACCTGACCGATCCGGCCGGCCGGCCGGAATCCGGCATGCTGCTGATCGGCTACGGCGGTCAGGTCCGCGCGGTGGCTCCGGGGGACACCGCGATCGCGCAGCGGGACGTGGTGATGAAGGCGGTCTACTTCACCGCCTGGGCCGACGAGGCGGACGACGCGGCCAACCTCACCTGGGTGCGTGAGTTCTACCGGGACGTGTACGCCGACACCGGCGGGGTGCCGGTGCCCGGCGAGGTCGATGACGGCTCCTACATCAACTATCCCGACGTCGATCTGGTCGATCCGGCGTGGAACACCTCCGGCGTGCCCGGGCGCACGCTGTACTACAAGGACAACTACCCGCGGCTGCGGCGGATCAAGGCACGCTGGGACCCGCGCGGGGTGTTCGGGCACGCTCTTGGCGTCGAACCGCCGGGGTGA
- a CDS encoding MFS transporter — MAQLMSPHRAPTGWFGVAATAAATFTVVTSEMLPVGLLTPIGTALAVSEGVAGLTLTITGLVAAVSAPLLTPVLGRLDRRTALVALVLVLAVGNLLSAWSPGFGVMVVARALVGAGMGGVWAIAAGLGARLVPGRPAATALIFSGIAVASVLGVPLGTHLGELAGWRSAFAVAGGLAVVVAIALAVLLPRLPAEPGLRLGGVLRLAADRRVATGLAVVALLVTGHFAAYTYVRPVLEQISGVSPALLGTLLLGYGLAGVVGNFVAGWAVARSPRWTLVVLGGVLAGTVLLIPLLGIGAVVLLVVWGLAYGGVSVSTQTWLLASVPRAREAGSALFVGVFNAAIAAGALAGGRIADGFGVTAVLWLGGALAIAAAVVAGLGRAPETGVLT; from the coding sequence ATGGCACAACTGATGAGCCCGCACCGCGCGCCGACCGGTTGGTTCGGCGTCGCGGCCACGGCCGCCGCGACGTTCACCGTGGTCACCTCCGAAATGCTGCCGGTCGGGCTGCTCACCCCGATCGGCACGGCACTCGCGGTGAGCGAGGGCGTCGCCGGGCTGACCCTGACCATCACCGGACTGGTCGCGGCGGTGTCGGCGCCGCTGCTCACCCCGGTGCTCGGCCGGCTGGACCGGCGGACCGCCCTGGTCGCGCTGGTGCTGGTGCTGGCGGTGGGCAACCTGCTCTCGGCGTGGTCGCCTGGATTCGGGGTGATGGTGGTGGCGCGGGCGCTGGTCGGCGCCGGCATGGGCGGGGTGTGGGCGATCGCCGCCGGACTGGGCGCGCGGCTGGTGCCCGGCCGCCCGGCGGCGACCGCGCTGATCTTCAGCGGGATCGCGGTGGCCTCGGTGCTGGGCGTGCCGCTGGGTACCCACCTGGGCGAGCTGGCCGGGTGGCGGTCCGCGTTCGCCGTGGCGGGCGGGCTGGCCGTGGTGGTGGCGATCGCACTGGCGGTGCTGTTGCCGCGCTTGCCCGCCGAACCGGGCCTGCGGCTGGGCGGGGTCCTGCGGCTGGCGGCCGATCGCCGCGTCGCCACCGGACTGGCGGTGGTCGCGCTGCTGGTCACCGGGCACTTCGCCGCGTACACCTACGTGCGCCCGGTGCTGGAGCAGATCTCCGGGGTGAGCCCGGCGCTGCTGGGCACGCTGCTGCTGGGGTACGGGCTCGCCGGGGTGGTGGGCAATTTTGTGGCCGGATGGGCGGTGGCCCGGTCACCGCGCTGGACGCTGGTGGTGCTCGGCGGAGTGCTGGCGGGCACGGTGCTGCTGATTCCGCTGCTGGGCATCGGGGCCGTGGTGCTGCTGGTGGTGTGGGGCCTGGCTTACGGCGGGGTGTCGGTGAGCACCCAGACCTGGCTGCTGGCGTCGGTGCCGCGGGCCAGGGAGGCGGGCTCGGCGCTGTTCGTCGGCGTGTTCAACGCCGCCATCGCCGCCGGGGCGCTGGCGGGCGGCCGGATCGCCGACGGTTTCGGGGTGACCGCGGTGCTGTGGCTGGGCGGCGCGCTGGCGATCGCCGCGGCGGTGGTCGCCGGACTCGGCCGGGCGCCGGAGACGGGTGTGCTCACCTGA
- a CDS encoding septum formation family protein, with translation MSSGTRWFGTAAVVLAFAGGCTTAPQETPPPAVPPAPAPVTQSSEPPPKQAGTHRAGDCLAIVDNAFRKIGCEAEHQAEVIMSDHLPPGFAADYPPSTTPVAPTCRAEMARYLGSQDVPATRLEHRVLWPTAEEWTSGARWFACAIMERDPENKAAKRTGSLAGALSAGLGSLRKCYTEDPLAEGTRVVGCDQPHRSEATPRVIPLGSHTDPAPAYEESMKKVMPRCETAVATFLDGKRPDATPGVILPATEYWASGATTGVCYIHTPEPVTGTLSPEQ, from the coding sequence ATGTCTTCCGGCACACGGTGGTTCGGTACGGCCGCGGTGGTGCTCGCCTTCGCGGGCGGGTGCACGACCGCGCCCCAGGAAACGCCGCCACCAGCGGTACCACCGGCTCCGGCGCCGGTGACACAGTCCAGCGAGCCGCCGCCCAAGCAGGCCGGGACCCACCGGGCGGGCGACTGCCTGGCCATCGTGGACAACGCGTTCCGGAAGATCGGCTGCGAGGCGGAGCACCAGGCCGAGGTGATCATGTCCGACCACCTGCCGCCCGGCTTCGCGGCCGACTACCCGCCGTCCACCACGCCGGTGGCGCCGACCTGCCGGGCCGAGATGGCCCGCTACCTCGGCAGCCAGGACGTGCCCGCGACGCGCCTGGAGCACCGGGTGCTCTGGCCCACCGCCGAGGAGTGGACCTCCGGTGCCCGGTGGTTCGCCTGCGCGATCATGGAACGCGATCCGGAGAACAAGGCGGCCAAGCGCACCGGCTCGCTCGCCGGTGCGCTGTCGGCCGGGCTGGGATCGCTGCGCAAGTGCTACACCGAGGACCCGCTCGCCGAGGGCACGCGTGTCGTCGGCTGCGACCAGCCCCACCGCAGCGAAGCCACGCCCAGGGTGATCCCGCTCGGTTCCCACACCGATCCGGCGCCCGCCTACGAGGAGTCGATGAAGAAGGTCATGCCCCGGTGCGAGACCGCGGTCGCGACCTTCCTGGACGGGAAACGGCCCGATGCCACACCGGGCGTCATCCTGCCCGCCACCGAGTACTGGGCTTCCGGTGCCACCACCGGCGTTTGCTACATCCACACACCCGAACCGGTGACCGGCACGCTCAGCCCGGAGCAGTAG
- a CDS encoding response regulator transcription factor, with translation MIRLLIVDDHPVVRDGLSSLFGRDPEFEVVGEAADGAEAIRLAGALRPDVILMDLRMPGVDGVSATGELAAGGARVLVLTTYDSDSHVLPAIEAGATGYLLKDAPRDELLRAVRATARGEPVLAPSAVALLMNKVRSGTTGPLSGRELEVLQLVAGGSTNREAAAKLFITEATVKSHLLNIYGKLGVSDRAAAVTEAFNRGLLVPRTPE, from the coding sequence GTGATCCGGCTGCTGATCGTGGACGACCACCCGGTGGTGCGGGACGGGCTGAGCAGCCTGTTCGGGCGGGACCCGGAGTTCGAGGTGGTCGGGGAGGCCGCCGACGGTGCCGAGGCGATCCGGCTGGCCGGGGCGCTGCGGCCCGACGTGATCCTGATGGACCTGCGCATGCCCGGCGTGGACGGGGTGAGCGCGACCGGGGAACTGGCCGCCGGCGGCGCGCGCGTGCTGGTGCTGACCACCTATGACAGCGACAGCCACGTGCTGCCCGCGATCGAGGCGGGCGCCACCGGTTACCTGCTCAAGGACGCGCCCCGCGACGAGCTGCTGCGCGCGGTCCGGGCGACCGCGCGGGGTGAGCCGGTGCTGGCGCCGTCGGCGGTGGCGCTGCTGATGAACAAGGTGCGCTCGGGTACCACCGGCCCGCTGTCCGGTCGCGAACTGGAAGTGCTTCAGCTGGTCGCGGGCGGCTCCACCAATCGTGAGGCCGCGGCGAAGCTGTTCATCACCGAGGCCACGGTCAAGTCCCACCTGCTCAACATCTACGGCAAGCTGGGCGTCAGCGACCGGGCGGCCGCGGTCACCGAGGCGTTCAACCGGGGCCTGCTGGTGCCGAGAACACCGGAGTAG
- a CDS encoding sensor histidine kinase, which yields MDWVTGVVPYSLLAALAGMTVAFRVPDGEPVAVDLVLCALAAGWILCLYTLRPGRRERPRVMAVFFTGLVVIMAVLVFRAPWFGFFTPAGYLFAFRVLRWPWRQAGVAAVSVLAGTAQAYGVDKSTAAGWFVYAAVVAANVVPLCLFAWYAWRDDERSAERLRMLAENAALHERLVARAKEAGVHEERERMAREIHDTLAQGLTGIVSQLRAAEQAVEQAAEPAVLRRHLATATGLARESLTEARRSVDALRPAPLQAARLGDALASVAEQWSARHGVPVQVTTTGTVRPVSQEAEVALLRAAQEALANVARHARAGRVGVTLSYLDTEVALDVRDDGGGFDPARRGSGFGLVAMRQRIEGLSGTLQIESEPGAGAGISARVPVA from the coding sequence ATGGACTGGGTGACCGGGGTCGTGCCGTACAGCCTGCTGGCGGCGCTGGCCGGGATGACGGTGGCCTTCCGCGTCCCGGACGGCGAGCCCGTGGCGGTGGACCTGGTGCTGTGCGCGCTGGCGGCGGGGTGGATCCTGTGCCTGTACACGCTGCGCCCCGGCCGGCGGGAGCGGCCACGGGTGATGGCGGTGTTCTTCACCGGGCTGGTCGTGATCATGGCCGTGCTGGTGTTCCGGGCGCCGTGGTTCGGGTTCTTCACCCCGGCCGGGTACCTCTTCGCGTTCCGGGTGCTGCGGTGGCCGTGGCGGCAGGCGGGGGTCGCCGCGGTGTCGGTGCTCGCGGGCACGGCGCAGGCGTACGGCGTGGACAAGAGCACCGCGGCCGGGTGGTTCGTCTACGCCGCCGTGGTGGCCGCGAACGTGGTACCGCTGTGCCTGTTCGCGTGGTACGCCTGGCGCGACGACGAGCGCAGCGCCGAGCGGCTGCGGATGCTGGCGGAGAACGCGGCCCTGCACGAGCGGCTCGTGGCGCGGGCGAAGGAGGCGGGCGTGCACGAGGAGCGGGAGCGGATGGCACGCGAGATCCACGACACCCTGGCGCAGGGGCTGACCGGCATCGTCAGTCAGCTCCGTGCCGCCGAGCAGGCCGTCGAGCAGGCCGCCGAGCCGGCGGTCCTGCGGCGGCACCTGGCCACCGCGACCGGGCTGGCCAGGGAAAGCCTGACCGAGGCACGCCGTTCGGTTGACGCGCTGCGGCCGGCGCCGCTGCAGGCGGCCCGGCTGGGCGATGCGCTGGCGAGCGTGGCCGAGCAGTGGTCGGCGCGGCACGGGGTGCCGGTCCAGGTCACCACCACCGGCACCGTGCGGCCGGTGAGCCAGGAGGCGGAGGTCGCGCTGCTGCGTGCCGCGCAGGAGGCGCTGGCCAACGTGGCCAGGCACGCGCGGGCGGGCCGGGTCGGCGTCACGTTGTCCTATTTGGACACCGAGGTGGCACTGGACGTGCGCGACGACGGCGGCGGTTTCGACCCGGCCCGGCGAGGGAGTGGGTTCGGGCTGGTCGCCATGCGGCAGCGGATCGAGGGCCTGTCCGGCACGCTGCAGATCGAGTCGGAACCCGGGGCGGGCGCCGGGATCTCGGCCAGGGTGCCGGTCGCGTGA
- a CDS encoding PaaI family thioesterase — MAEVSPEVRARVQASFDRQGLMAHLGARLSRIEPGVVHITLPARPEVTQQHGYFHAGATSAIADTAGGFAGFTVFPEDSTVLTVEYKMNLLAPAIGDHLEAVGTVLKPGRTLTICRLEVFAVRDGQSKLVAAGQQTLIRVDARPEPPAG; from the coding sequence GTGGCAGAGGTGAGTCCCGAAGTGCGGGCGCGGGTCCAGGCCAGTTTCGACCGCCAGGGGCTGATGGCCCATCTAGGCGCGCGCCTGTCCCGCATCGAGCCTGGCGTTGTGCACATCACGCTGCCCGCGCGCCCCGAGGTGACCCAGCAGCACGGCTACTTCCACGCCGGGGCCACCAGCGCCATCGCCGACACCGCGGGCGGGTTCGCCGGGTTCACCGTGTTCCCCGAGGACTCCACGGTGCTCACCGTCGAGTACAAGATGAACCTGCTGGCGCCGGCGATCGGCGACCATCTCGAGGCGGTGGGCACCGTGCTCAAGCCCGGCCGCACGCTGACGATCTGCCGCCTGGAGGTCTTCGCCGTGCGGGACGGTCAGTCGAAACTGGTGGCGGCGGGCCAGCAGACGCTGATCCGCGTGGACGCCCGCCCGGAGCCCCCGGCCGGGTGA
- a CDS encoding LysR family transcriptional regulator: MSGLEARELECFLVLAEELHFGRTGGRLFLSQSRVSQLLRALESRIGARLVERTSRRVRLTPLGEQFLARARPAYDELSAAVADTTAAARGVRGVLRLGFQGSADDELMTAIGRFGDRWPGCATEVVEVPLADPFGPLYRHEVDAAVVLLPVEEPELELGPVFSRQRQTLAVSVRHPYAAQPSVTAEALADCTLIGIREPAPPYWREFQAPGRTPAGRPVPPGPLVSTLQEGLTLAAAGRGAMLLCQPTAEHHRRAALAYLPVTGLPDSSLGLVWHRDRGTATIRAFAEALADTTGVH; the protein is encoded by the coding sequence GTGAGCGGTCTGGAGGCCAGGGAACTGGAATGCTTCCTCGTGCTGGCCGAGGAACTGCACTTCGGCCGCACCGGGGGCCGCCTGTTCCTCTCGCAGAGCCGGGTGAGCCAGCTGCTGCGCGCGCTGGAGAGCCGGATCGGCGCCCGCCTGGTCGAGCGCACCAGCCGCCGGGTGCGGCTGACCCCGCTGGGCGAGCAGTTCCTGGCCAGGGCGCGGCCCGCCTACGACGAGCTGAGCGCGGCCGTGGCCGACACGACCGCCGCGGCCAGAGGGGTGCGGGGCGTGCTGCGGCTTGGCTTCCAGGGCAGCGCCGACGACGAGCTGATGACCGCGATCGGCCGGTTCGGCGACCGGTGGCCCGGCTGCGCCACCGAGGTGGTGGAAGTGCCGCTGGCCGATCCGTTCGGGCCGCTGTACCGGCACGAGGTGGACGCCGCGGTGGTGCTGCTGCCGGTGGAGGAACCCGAACTGGAGCTGGGGCCGGTGTTCTCCCGGCAGCGGCAGACGCTCGCGGTGTCCGTGCGCCATCCCTACGCCGCGCAACCGTCGGTGACGGCCGAAGCACTGGCGGACTGCACCTTGATCGGCATCAGGGAACCGGCACCGCCGTACTGGCGCGAGTTCCAGGCGCCGGGGCGCACCCCGGCCGGGCGTCCCGTGCCGCCCGGTCCGCTGGTGAGCACGCTGCAGGAAGGGCTGACGCTGGCCGCGGCGGGCCGGGGCGCCATGCTGCTGTGCCAGCCCACCGCCGAGCACCACCGCCGGGCCGCGCTGGCCTACCTGCCGGTCACCGGCCTGCCCGACTCGAGCCTCGGCCTGGTCTGGCACCGGGACCGCGGCACGGCCACGATCCGCGCGTTCGCCGAGGCGCTGGCCGACACCACCGGAGTCCACTAA